The genomic stretch atttgagCAAACTGAAGTTCCTAGCTAGCAGCAATGCAACATTTCAACATTTCTTCACCTAAAACAAAGAGAAAATGCAGAGTTCACTATTGACTTTCTACTCATTTGCCACCAAGCTAACTACAAGCTTTGTCAAAATATGTTGAGACGAGACAAGAACTTAGATTTACTCATTTTAAACTCCTCAAGTCTAAACTGTTAAAGTGTGCTAATTATTGCTTACATCAGCATGGCTTTTTTTGAGGACCtacgtgtgtgcaaaagtaaCAACTTTGCAGCCTGCCGAAACTTTGCCTCAATCTCACCTTACTTACAAACACTTTAGGCTTATTTTCTTCGTGTTTGTCGTTTAATTTCGAGAAAAACCTAGCCTCACTGCAAACGTTACTTCACTACCCAATGGATAAAAAAAGTTTCGGGAAAGTGAGTTCAggggaataaaaaattgccaagcTGTCCTCGTGTTATATATTGTTTATTAAGAGCCGAAAAAAGGCTAAAACTGAATACACATTCCTGCAGATTGTGTGAAAAGAGATAAGGTTGGAGATAAGGTTGTTTCACAGAAAATAAGGAACAAGATTTCGTTTTGATATAGACGATTTCCGTGCGCCAAAATACTTTGATTTTGCATTGGAAACTATGCACATGCGCACGCATTTTAGTAGGTGGAAAATATAAACCACAGGAATTAAAGAAATGCATTTCGAAAATAATTATTCGCATAAAttagtaaaaatttttaaaattttaaaaaaataagaaggaTATTGTCACCAGCCTTTTGcatatttctaaaaacaaataaaagaaagTCTTGTCACATAGAACAGAAGAATAtctttttacatttatattgttttgatacaaaatatatattctacTACGAAATGTACACACAGAAATATACAACTGTTTATACCTTGATGTCATATGTTTCGCCTACTTTTTAATAGTACGTGtcaaatgacaaaaataaatacTCGCACAAGAAAAGTAATTATCTGAGAAGTGATAAAACAGAAAGATTTTCTTGTCTAGCTTGCGCTGATACCCTAAGTTTGAATTCACAAAATCTATGCGCAGTAACTTTTGCGCAGATTTAGTATAGTTAGGGTAGGATATTTCAATGCCCTTCAAGACATGGCAAAAAAATATGTCAATTAACTTATCTAATATAATATACatatttacaaaaactttttctttttttcaaatatattaaataaagcctgggtgttttttgttttttggcaGATAAACAGCGATTCTTCGGAACTATAATCACATGCACAATTTTTCACCCAGCCTATTGAAGCATCAGGGACGGAGctctcttttttttgtttctttataagcagcaaaaattattttatcacaacATCTTTGCGTGTGGTTCCAAATCACATTACTTTCGCGCCTTTTGTAGCAGCAAGTGTAGCAAATACGATATCGCTGCGCCACGATGTTGGCAACCACAGTAGTACATTCTTTTTGAAAGAAATATATCCAATTCTCTTGTCATACTTTCACATTATAGAACACTTTGGATTGGGCTTTCCATTAGCTTCTCTTATGCGAACATCTTTCGGTATTTTGCTCGCTTGACCAGTCGCTAACAAAGCAGCAACACGAAATATTTTATCAACTTTGACATTGTTTTCGTCTGTTTTGCAAGAGCACTCGATGTACGCGTGAGCTCCTATCGATTTAGCTACAAGCATTCCctaaaaaaaaacgcaaattgCAAATCAAATTCCGTTCTAAGGAAGGAGAGCGGTGTAAAACAAGAACATCGAAAAATCGTCAAACAGGTGCATCGAATCAATCCGATGCACAACACTGTCTCTCTATAATAAGTACGTGTTTTGTCTGTCGGTTAAAAGCGTGTCGTGCTAATCACGCATGAAATCTTTACGctacaaataacaaatgcaTAGTCGCATCGACTTGCTACGGCCAAAGAACTAGTCTATTATAGTATTAGGCCGTATTATTCGTGCGTAATAACCAAATGTTGCTACAGAATGCACGAATTTGTTACAGACGCACGAAATTTGACGGCGAATTCCTATGGATTTTTTTCTGGGGGTTACAActagtttttaataaagttcgaAAAATATAGCTTAGTACCTGTGGACAGGCGATTGAATATTTTCCATGAGTGATTTTTGTTTCCACTTTCAAATCTAACTTGCAACCAACCAGTATGACAGGTTTATCTCCATTACAGCTTCTCACCTCTGGAAGCCACTAAAAATGAAACATAGAAACAATACAATTAACAAAGTATATTGACTTTTATTTCCCAGATTGACATAGATGTAAAAAAGGGCATAGGAGgaagatacaaaaaaaaacataatctctTTTAAAGGCTGCTGCATTAGATACTTGGtaagtataataagaaattcACCAGAATACAGGTGTGCTCTGAATTCAGCAAAGTTAGCTACCTTTTTCTGCACATTCTCTAAACTGAGTGGCTTGTCAATATCAAAGCAAATAACGAACGCTGCAACTTCGGTGAAAGATAATGGACGGATGTGGTCAAACTCTGAAGAACCTATAAAATGCAATTAAAAATACTATATCAACTAACTGTTACTAACCAAATTCGTGCCCAGAGCTTGTTAAGTTTTTTATAGTTGGGCCGAGGTTAGTTATTGacgtttttattgatttattgtgTTGTGTGGAAAAAAGATTGTACCTGAAGTGTCCCATATGTTTAACTTGATGTCATTGTTTTGGTCAGAAACGATTTCCGCTGATCCTGAATCAAACACAGTTGGCACGTAATCCTAAATACGATAGGAGAACAACATTAATAAGTTATATCATCATTATTATTTAGTTTCGTCGTTCtttagtttttattattataattgttgttttttcaatgtGTTGCTAAAACAAGGCTACGCAGAAACGTACACTTGACACTCAAGGCTAattttaaatacttattttaaaaaatgtcatattGGCAGTAAAAACCAATTAGAATTTCAAAGAAATTGGGATAACAAAGACAAATATTGTGGCGGTGAATGGTCTAAAAATAATAGCCAGTTGACAGCTCTATAGCTACAGATCTAATCGATATCGATTTAGATTCTGCTTTAAATGACATCACATTTTCAAGTCACGACATGGCTACACTTACCTTGACAAAATCAGACTTAAATGATTGTAAAAATAAGCTAGACACACCAAAAATTTCTTATCTCGGAAAACCACTATACATAAAAACCCTTCTCTTACTTTTGAAACATATTTCGTTTCCAGTgtaatttatacatttttttttgaaacagatTATCTCACCTCGGAAAAGGTTCTCCTTGTGTGTCTTCTGAGTAAGGACGATTTTCCACACTTTGAATCGcccaacaaaacaattttatgaGGTTTACTCTCTACTATTTCTTCTCTCATGACTAATGAAATCAATTTGAAAGCTGGCTTTTATAATGTGTGATCAATTTGTGATTGGTaatcaaagttgtgacgtcacgATCAACAACAAATCagaaattagattttttttgcttaattatTCAGCTatggaataaaaataattaagttattaatagataaataaataaacaatgcTCTCCTacgtaatttttttctaatcatTACAAGCAATCTTAACAAAAAACTCGACGACGGAGAACATATCGTAAGAGCAGGAAATAGGGTGTGTGTTTGATCGTATGCCTACATGACGCTGCAGTCAAATACTTGCGTAAAACCTGCACAAACAATAGACCGCCACGCAGTTAAGACGCCATATTTGTTCTGCTGGATAACGTCAATGTAACGTTGCACGAATTTTTAACCTCGATCCTAAGATCTGTTGTCTTTTTTTGGTTTAATACCATCCCATCCTAAAACCGAAGTACTGAAGTATTTATGCCGCAAAGAAGCCCTTCTAATCAGTCTGTCGCGCTTAAAGAGTTATTTAATGATCCTTCTTGAAAGAAAACCCCACCATCTGGCAAAAGATGATggggttttcttttttaaaaaaattacatttttatgaGTGCAATCCACAAACATATTGGCAAATGCGTTCGCACTTATCTAACCATAACGACTGAAatatattgttattgtttttcttttaaatgagCTCTCTGTTGCAGAGATGTTTTGTGCGACAAAAACAGAGATAAGAAACAAACAATACTTTTTCGTTtcataacaaataaaaattaatatcaatttatttgtttttattatgtaaTACCACCCACTAACACCCACTAACACCCACTTTAGTACCATCATTCTACTATGAAATGCAAGTTTTCTAGAAATATGTGACTGAAAGTATAAGTATTGCCTACACTAACTAGTAAACTGGTGACGAAATTGCACTAGTGAAACTAAAAATGACAgggaaacttttaaaatacatttcagaGTTGTATTGACACGTTTGTATCATTTACGAGCATTTTAAATCAACTGAAATGTCAATGTATAAAGTGTGGAGAGTAATTCTATTTTTgcgtttatatatataaatatacatatacatatatatttagatatatatttagatatatatacatatatacttgtTACCTTATGTATACCCCAACTTATTATCTTTCATTTATCTTTGACAGACAGGTTTTAGTAAATCGTCGAAAAATGAACGTTAAAGGAGGTGCAGTGGTCACTCTTGCTTGATAATAAAATCTGATGTTTATACCACATAATTAAGGTAAC from Hydractinia symbiolongicarpus strain clone_291-10 chromosome 12, HSymV2.1, whole genome shotgun sequence encodes the following:
- the LOC130621970 gene encoding uncharacterized protein LOC130621970; this encodes MREEIVESKPHKIVLLGDSKCGKSSLLRRHTRRTFSEDYVPTVFDSGSAEIVSDQNNDIKLNIWDTSGSSEFDHIRPLSFTEVAAFVICFDIDKPLSLENVQKKWLPEVRSCNGDKPVILVGCKLDLKVETKITHGKYSIACPQGMLVAKSIGAHAYIECSCKTDENNVKVDKIFRVAALLATGQASKIPKDVRIREANGKPNPKCSIM